Below is a window of Corynebacterium kalinowskii DNA.
GAACCTTCACTGCCAAGCACTTCAGAGTGTCTTTTGCCTCAGCTTGGATGCCAACAGACTTGGCCCACTCAACGAGGGCAGCGATGGTCACTGCATCTGGGGTTTCGTGCACGACTGCTGCTGGTTGCCCATCGATCGGCTTTTCGACGCCCGGCTGCGTCACCACTGCCTCAACGTTGGCAGCGTAGTCACCATCAGTTGCAGACACGAAGGTGTCCTCACCGTTCTCGGAGATAGCGAGGAATTCTTCAGAGGCGGAGCCACCCATGGCGCCGGAAGTAGCGGCACAGATGGCGTACTTCACGCCGAGGCGGTCGAAGATGCGCTGGTAAGCAACGCGGTGCTTTTGGTAGGACTCTTCGAGGCCTTCGTCAGACATGTCGAAGGAGTAGGAATCCTTCATCACAAACTCGCGTCCACGCAGGATGCCAGCGCGCGGGCGCTCCTCGTCGCGGTACTTGGTCTGGATCTGGTACAAGGTGACTGGAAAATCCTTGTAGGAGCTGTACAGGTCCTTCACCGTGGCCGTGAACATTTCCTCATGGGTGGGGCCGAGCAGCATGTCCGCACCCTTGCGGTCTTTCAAGCGGAACAAAGAGTCGCCGTATTCGGTCCAGCGGTTGGTGGTCTCGTATGGCTCGCGTGGCAGCAGTGCTGGGAAGGACAACTCCTGTGCGCCGATGGCGTTCATCTCTTCACGAACCACTGTCTCCACATTGCGGAGGACTCGCAGGCCCAGTGGCAACCACGAGTACACGCCCGGGGCAACGCGACGGATGTATCCAGCGCGAACGAGCAGCTTGTGGCTTGGGACTTCGGCATCAGCCGGATCTTCGCGAAGTGTGCGAAGGAAGAGTGAGGACATGCGAGTGATCATGGTTGATAAATATACCGCGCCTATTCGAAGGGCACGTACACGAGATACCAAGAGTCTCCCAGGTCGCGTTGGATTTCCATGGGTTTCGCAAGATCGAGCCCGCCAGGGGCGCGGACGAGATAATACGAATCGATGAAGCCACCACCAAGATCGAAGGCGGGATTGCCAGAGACTTCAGTGCAAGTGATGTCTCTGGTTAGGCCGGCGGAGCTAGGACACTGCCCAGAAGCAACGGCCTGTTCTAGATCAGACTTGATGAATGGCCAGTGGATTCTTTCCGAAACGTCAAGTGCCAGAATCGCAATTGACACCATTATGAAAACTGGCGGCCACCACAATGAACGGAAAAGCTTACGGCTCGCGATGGATACTCCCACCACCGCCAGGTAGGTCAACCCGAACAGCGGAAGAATCCATAACACGACGATGATCAACATAGATGTGGCGCCGCCGGGGACGCTTGACGCATACAGCAAGCACACCAAGCTGACCACGAGAGCAAGCGCCATCAATACGTCAACGAAAACTGGGAGTTGCTCGCGAGAGCTGGTCAACTTCAATTTTCTCACCTCCAGCTAAAGTATGACCCATGTTGATCGTGTTGCCACCTTCTGAGACGAAAGCGTGGGGCGGGGATGGCCCGGCGCTGGACGTCGAAAAGCTCAGCTTTCCTTCATTGAACCCCGTGCGACGCGAGCTGCTGCGCATCGTCTCTGGCATGACGGACGTGCAGGCTAGGAAATCCCTCGGATTGTCGGAAAAGCAATTGGACGAGGCCGCTGCCAACCGCGAGCTGCTCACCTCCCCCACCATGCCGGCGATTCTGCGCTACACGGGCGTGCTTTACGACGCCCTTGACGCTCCCACTCTCCCCGCTCCCGCCCTCGATCGGCTGGTCATCGGCTCAGCGCTCTTCGGTCTCGTCAGAGCTACAGACCAGATCCCGCACTATCGACTTTCCGGTGGCAGCAAGCTCCCTCGTTCCACGAAGACGATGAAGGCACGCTGGGGTGCCCGCATCACGCGCGTGCTGTCGGCGGAGTCCGGCTTGATCGTTGACCTACGCAGCGGCACGTACCAGCAGCTCGGACCTGTTCCCGGAGCCGTCACAGTCCGGGTGGAAAAGAACGGAAAAGTGGTCAGTCACTTTAATAAGCACTACCGCGGGCTGGTGGCGCGGGAGTTGGCGATCGTAGCCAGTGGCATCACAAGTACCGACGATGTTATACGAATCCTCGCAGAAGCTGGCATAGAGCTTAAGAAGAGAAGCGACGACCAGTTGTGCCTCGAAATCTAGATGACCATTTGGTCAGTTTCAAATGAATTTTAGTGTCAACAATTCGGAATCCAAAGATAGTCTGTACTTGTCGCAATGAATACGAAAGTAGTTTATGGTGGTTTTACGCTTAACCTACATATTCGAAGCTAAAATTCGGAGATTCCCATGGCAAAGACCAATGATGGAAAGAAACGGGTGTTTGTTCACTCGCACAACCGGGGCGAGTCTTCTGTTCGCACGCACTATCGTTCTACGCCCAACCCTCCCAAGCCAAGCAAATCTGACTCATCTGGATTTCTGGGGAGCCTATTAGGAAACCTATTCAAGCGATAGCTTGAATATCAAAGCAAAAGTTCATGGAAATCTTCGAGCCTTCCTTCGGCATGAACTAGGGAAAGAAGCGGTCACCCGTCTGTAACCAGTTGAGAGCCCTGCATAGCTTGCCGGCGAATACGCTGTGAACAGAGAAGAATCCATAACGGTACACGGCCAAGCTGCATTTTGGGCAACCATCAGTACGGGTACGGAGTTCTCATTTTGATACCCCGAGATAGAAATTCGCATCGCACGGTTCGAAAATTGGGGTATCTCTACCCGTCCTAACTCTACTAATTGGGAAAGATATGGC
It encodes the following:
- a CDS encoding proline--tRNA ligase produces the protein MITRMSSLFLRTLREDPADAEVPSHKLLVRAGYIRRVAPGVYSWLPLGLRVLRNVETVVREEMNAIGAQELSFPALLPREPYETTNRWTEYGDSLFRLKDRKGADMLLGPTHEEMFTATVKDLYSSYKDFPVTLYQIQTKYRDEERPRAGILRGREFVMKDSYSFDMSDEGLEESYQKHRVAYQRIFDRLGVKYAICAATSGAMGGSASEEFLAISENGEDTFVSATDGDYAANVEAVVTQPGVEKPIDGQPAAVVHETPDAVTIAALVEWAKSVGIQAEAKDTLKCLAVKVRKPGEEWELTGVLLPGDREADMKRLEASFEPAEVALLEPEDFAKYPFLVKGYIGPKGLADNGVTVLADPRVVAGTSWITGADQANHHVVGMVCGRDFTPDGFIEVAEVREGDPAPEGMGTLTLERGIEIGHIFQLGRKYTEAMDVQILDQNGKTAVPTMGSYGIGVSRLVAVLAEQMHDDKGLVWPAEVAPFQVHVAVANKDEAAGKAAEELATALSAAGVEVLIDDRPKVSPGVKFKDAELLGTPFAVILGRSFADGKVEIRVRGGETLEIAYDEALAKIQELL
- a CDS encoding YaaA family protein, whose amino-acid sequence is MLIVLPPSETKAWGGDGPALDVEKLSFPSLNPVRRELLRIVSGMTDVQARKSLGLSEKQLDEAAANRELLTSPTMPAILRYTGVLYDALDAPTLPAPALDRLVIGSALFGLVRATDQIPHYRLSGGSKLPRSTKTMKARWGARITRVLSAESGLIVDLRSGTYQQLGPVPGAVTVRVEKNGKVVSHFNKHYRGLVARELAIVASGITSTDDVIRILAEAGIELKKRSDDQLCLEI